Within the Pseudomonas chlororaphis subsp. aurantiaca genome, the region ACAGCTGACGCAGCGGTTCCTGGCGGCTGAAGATCACCTGGCTACCGTTTTCGAACTTGACGGTGAGCACACCGGCGGAGCTCTCCAGATCGATATCCAGGTCACTCTCCTCGAAAATGTCCTCCAGCGCCTGCTGGGTGGCATCGACCAGGTCGTGGAAACGGGCTTCAGTCAAACTCATTGCGGGAACCTCGAAAAGTGTCTACTCACGCTCAAGCGCCGCAAGATACGGGCGCATCCGGGCGAATGCAAAGGATACCGATCAAGGGCGCGGGCAGCAGAGAAAATATCCCCGCAGCCGCCGCGCCCAACCCCTGCGCCCGGGGCAAAGGCCCGCCGGACGGGTGTTCCAGCGCATAGGCAAGCCGTCGGGTGGCCGGTATACTCGGGCGCAATTAACGCATTCTCAAGGATTTCGCCATGAAGCGCCTGATCTCTTCCCTTGCTGCGCTCGTCGCGGTTGCCTGCCTTGTCACTGCCTGCGGTCAAAAAGGCCCGCTGTATCTTCCCGATGACAGCAAATCCCCCGAAGACCAAGGTCACTCGCAGTCGCACAAGCACGACACCAACTAAGGGAACCCCATGGACGCTTTTAACTACCGCGACGGGCAACTGTTCGCGGAAGGTGTAGCGTTGTCCGCCATTGCCGAACGCTTTGGCACGCCGACCTACGTCTATTCCCGAGCGCATATCGAAGCGCAGTACCACGCGTACGCCGATGCCCTCGCCGGCATGCCGCACCTGGTCTGCTTCGCGGTAAAGGCCAACTCCAACCTGGGTGTACTGAATGTCCTGGCGCGTCTGGGCGCCGGTTTCGATATCGTCTCCCGCGGCGAGCTGGAACGCGTCCTGGCAGCTGGCGGCGCGGCCGACAAGATCGTCTTCTCCGGTGTCGGCAAGACCCGTGACGACATGCGTCGCGCCCTGG harbors:
- the cyaY gene encoding iron donor protein CyaY; amino-acid sequence: MSLTEARFHDLVDATQQALEDIFEESDLDIDLESSAGVLTVKFENGSQVIFSRQEPLRQLWLAARSGGFHFDYDEESERWMCDKSEEQLGEMLERIVLEQADIKLEFEGL
- the lptM gene encoding LPS translocon maturation chaperone LptM, with protein sequence MKRLISSLAALVAVACLVTACGQKGPLYLPDDSKSPEDQGHSQSHKHDTN